Proteins encoded within one genomic window of bacterium:
- a CDS encoding type II toxin-antitoxin system RelE/ParE family toxin: MAWTIEWDTRAFKELAKLDRGVQQRIRRFLQDRASEDPRRLGQSLSGIWAGLWRYRVGDYRIICKLEDDRLVILVVRVGHRSDVYD; this comes from the coding sequence TTGGCCTGGACGATTGAGTGGGACACGCGGGCGTTCAAAGAGCTCGCCAAGCTCGATCGAGGAGTCCAACAGAGGATCCGCCGCTTCCTCCAAGACAGAGCCTCTGAAGATCCGAGACGCCTCGGACAATCCCTTTCCGGAATCTGGGCTGGCTTGTGGCGATATCGGGTCGGTGACTACCGCATCATCTGCAAGCTCGAAGACGACCGGCTCGTGATCCTTGTCGTTCGGGTTGGACACCGCAGCGACGTCTACGATTGA